The following DNA comes from Verrucomicrobiota bacterium.
GCAAGGAATCCCGCAGCGCTCAAAGGCTGCCGCGATTTCCTGCACGTCGGGGCGCACTGGTCGAGCCGTATCCCCCAGCGCGATCGTTCCGGCTCCGAAATGTCGAACCACCGCCGGCTCGATCCGGTTTACAGCCACGAAACAAACGCCGCCTATGACGCGATCTGCATTGAATGCGGTTGAAAGAAACTCTTCGTTGCCCAGCCCGTTTTGCAGCGTTAAGAGCCACGTTTCTTTTCCTAACAAAGGGGGTAGTAGCCCTCTAAGGGCCTGGTTTGCTGTCGCTTTGATGCTGATCACGACCAGGTCGACTTCGCCGATCTCTGCAGACGATCCGTAAAAACGGCTCCCCTCATAGTGCAGGTCCCCTTCAGCGCTCAGGAGTCGAATCCCCTGTTTGCGAGCCGTTTCAAGATCGGATCTGAGCAGAAAACGGACATCCAGCCCGCCTGTCGCCAGCTTGATTCCGTAAAATAACCCGACGGCGCCGCTGCCGACGATTGCGATTCGAGCATTTGGCGGAAAGCTATGCAGCGGCTGATCGTCCATCTGTTGAGTCAGTTAGGGCTCTGGGGTGCGGACGCAGGGACCAAGTAAATGGGCAGTATTAATTTTACACGAATTGCGTGCCAAAGGGCTCTGGAAGCCGCCGCTTTTGACTGTTGCATGAGAGTAATTTTGCGGACCCACTCAGATCCGCAGAATTTTGCCTGGGTTCATCAGGTTGTTGGGGTCGAGCGCCTGCTTGATGGCGCGCATGACGCTGACCGCGTCGCCGTGCTCGGCGACCAGGAAATCCACCTTGCCATAGCCGATGCCGTGTTCGCCCGTGCACGTGCCCTCCAGGGCCAGCGCGCGCAGGACCAAGCGCTCGTTCAGGCGCTTCGCCTCCGCGATGTCCTGAGGATTCGCCGGATGAAGCGGAATGCCGACGTGAAAATTGCCGTCGCCGACGTGGCCGATAATCAGGGCCGGCAGAAAGGAAGCGGCGAAGTCTTTCTCGGTCTCCGTGATGCATTCGGCCAGGCGCGAAATGGGCACGCAGACGTCGGTCACCCAGACCTCCGTGCCCGGGTACTGCGCCTGAATTGCGAAATACGTATCGTACCGGGCCCGCCACATCTTGCGTCGGCCCTCGGGGTCCGGCGTCCAGCAAAAGCCGGCACCGCCCTGGGCCGCCGCGATTTTCTCGACCGTCCTGGCCTGCTCGGCCACCCCGGCCTCGGTACCGTGAAAATCCAACCATAGCGTCGGTGCGGCCGGCACCTCGAGCTTGGAATAGTGCCGGATCGCGTCCATGACCGCAGCGTTGGCCAACTCGATACGCGCCACCGGCACCCCGGCCTGGATGGTCCGGATCGCCGTGACGACCGCCGCCGCAACGCTCGGGAAGGAACCGGTCGCCGAGGACATGGCCGGTGGGATCGCATGAAGGCGCACCGTCACCTCCGTGATCACGCCGAGCGTGCCCTCCGAGCCCACAAACAATCGGGTCAGGTCATAGCCGGCCGAGGACTTGCGCGCGCGCCGGGCCGTGCGGATGATGCGCCCGTCCGCCAACACCACCGTGAGCGCCAGCGCATTTTCGCGCATCGTGCCGTAACGAACCGTGTTGGTGCCCGAGGCGCGCGTGGCCGCCATCCCGCCCAAAGTGGTCACCTCGGCGGCTCCGGGGTCAATCGAGAAGAATAGGCCGCTATCGCGCAGGTGATCGTTGAGTTGCCGCAGGGTAACGCCCGCTTCCATGGTGGCATCGAAATCATCCCGGTTGACCTGCATGATCCGGTTCATCTGCGCCACGTCGATACAGATCCCGCCGTGCAGGGCGGCGACGTGACCCTCGAGCGAGGTGCCGCCCCCAAACGGGATCAGCGGCACCTTGTGGCGCGCGCAGACCTGGACAATTTCGCTTACCTCCTGAGTCGAGCGCGGGAAGGCGACCGCGTCCGGCGGCACGCAGGGATGGTAAGATGCGCCTTTGCCGTGACGCTCGCGCACGGCGGCATCGGTCGACAGCCGATCGCCCAGCAACGGCTGCAGCGAGGCAACCACCGCCTCGCGCGCGGCGGGAGTGATCGATCCAACGGGGGCGGGCAGGCTCATAACGGTCCTTTTGCGACGGGTGCGTTTGGCTGGCGAAGCCGGTGACGCCCGACGGCGTCCTCGCCCACGCGACCCCGCTGCGCGGCTTCCACGAGCTACTCTCCCCCGTTCTTATCAGACCGGATGAGTTGAACGGAACGCAAAAATACTAAGAAAACGGTTTCAATATACTTCCACGTTTCCGGGATTCCCACGCAAACCCCACTGCCATATAGTTAAGGGCCGGCGGATGGGGGCGCTTTGGTCCCGCAGGGACGGCTGAGGTTCGCCAGGGACTTCAGTGCCTGTGCAGGCGTTTCCCCCCCGGGGTTGCGTCCCATCGGGACGCCTGAAGGCGGGCGCCAAAGATTGGGAGCCGTTCGGGTTTTCGTCGCCGAGGGTCGCACCGGGTTTGGCCGGCCGCTTGGGAGCCGGCACCCTGCGGGCCAGCGTTTCAGGCGTCCCGACGGGACGCGCTCCCTCTTAAATGCCCCGTCCCGGGACGAAGTCCCTGGCTAACCTCAGCCGTCCCTTCGGGACGAAAGCGCCCCCATCCGCCGGCGGCGACACCCCGTAAGCCGGCATTCTACCGAGGTCGCTGCCTGAATGGAACCGGATCAGCCGTTCCTCCGGGACGAAGCCCACGCCCGCTGCCGCCCATAACTATATGGCAGTGGTGCAAACCCGGGGCCG
Coding sequences within:
- a CDS encoding 2-dehydropantoate 2-reductase, translating into MDDQPLHSFPPNARIAIVGSGAVGLFYGIKLATGGLDVRFLLRSDLETARKQGIRLLSAEGDLHYEGSRFYGSSAEIGEVDLVVISIKATANQALRGLLPPLLGKETWLLTLQNGLGNEEFLSTAFNADRVIGGVCFVAVNRIEPAVVRHFGAGTIALGDTARPVRPDVQEIAAAFERCGIPCRLSDDLNSARWEKLVWNICFNGLSIAAGSLPVSEIIASPELRRKAEQIMSETLMAANANGCRLPTDLIEIFMQVTKTIGDFRPSSLIDFDLGREVELEAIWGEPLRRGENRGVSLPSMRWLYETIRDKIAARDKEAAR
- a CDS encoding FAD-binding protein, with the translated sequence MSLPAPVGSITPAAREAVVASLQPLLGDRLSTDAAVRERHGKGASYHPCVPPDAVAFPRSTQEVSEIVQVCARHKVPLIPFGGGTSLEGHVAALHGGICIDVAQMNRIMQVNRDDFDATMEAGVTLRQLNDHLRDSGLFFSIDPGAAEVTTLGGMAATRASGTNTVRYGTMRENALALTVVLADGRIIRTARRARKSSAGYDLTRLFVGSEGTLGVITEVTVRLHAIPPAMSSATGSFPSVAAAVVTAIRTIQAGVPVARIELANAAVMDAIRHYSKLEVPAAPTLWLDFHGTEAGVAEQARTVEKIAAAQGGAGFCWTPDPEGRRKMWRARYDTYFAIQAQYPGTEVWVTDVCVPISRLAECITETEKDFAASFLPALIIGHVGDGNFHVGIPLHPANPQDIAEAKRLNERLVLRALALEGTCTGEHGIGYGKVDFLVAEHGDAVSVMRAIKQALDPNNLMNPGKILRI